The proteins below are encoded in one region of Bremerella sp. P1:
- a CDS encoding PrkA family serine protein kinase: MAGGRQIVSFLAERQNLEQFRKKNWQGTFEQYLDLVAQNPSVTRNAFQRCYDMILSYGVDTYEVSREKKVHYRFFDDPLDHGKDAIFGLEDSQVQLVNALKSAAHGYGIEKRVLLLHGPVGSSKSTMARLLKKGIERYSSKDEGALYSLGWVDHDNPSDTSAIHWCPMNEEPLHLIPEDFRREVVAQFQEASALADYPIAISGELCPFCRFHYMDSLGRHGGDWTKVIEDIQVRRIILSEKDRIGIGTFQPKDEKNQDSTELTGDINYRKIAEYGTDSDPRAFNFDGEFNVANRGIIEFVEVLKLDVAFLYDLLGASQEHKVKPKKFAQTDIDEVILGHTNEPEYRRLQNNEFMEALRDRTVKIDVPYVTRLSNEVKIYEKDYNNDKVKGKHIAPHTIEMAAMWAVLTRLEEPKNASLTLLQKLKLYDGKSLPGFTEENIKELKSQAKREGMLGISPRYVQDKISNALVAHPDATSINPFMVLNELESGLGNHSLITSEEQRDHYRQLLEVVKEEYENIVKNEVQRAIAADEDAMARLCANYIDNVKAYTQRERVKNKFTGQYEEPDDRLMRSIEEKIDIPDSRKDDFRREIMNYIGALSIDGKKFDYKTNERLYKALQLKLFEDQKDSIKLTSLVSSVIDQETQEKIDVVKQRLIRDHGYDDESATDVLSFVASIFARGDVTE, encoded by the coding sequence ATGGCCGGCGGTCGTCAAATCGTTTCTTTTCTGGCAGAGCGCCAGAACCTGGAACAGTTCCGAAAGAAGAACTGGCAAGGAACCTTCGAGCAGTACCTCGATCTGGTCGCCCAGAATCCTTCGGTCACACGGAACGCTTTCCAGCGCTGCTACGACATGATTCTTTCGTATGGGGTGGATACCTACGAAGTTTCACGTGAGAAGAAAGTCCACTACCGCTTCTTCGACGATCCCCTGGACCATGGCAAAGACGCGATCTTTGGGTTGGAAGACTCTCAGGTTCAACTAGTCAACGCACTGAAAAGTGCCGCCCACGGATATGGCATCGAGAAACGTGTTCTCCTACTACATGGCCCAGTGGGTAGTAGCAAAAGCACCATGGCTCGGTTGCTAAAGAAGGGCATCGAACGCTATTCGTCCAAAGACGAAGGTGCGTTGTACTCGTTAGGTTGGGTTGATCACGACAACCCGAGCGACACGTCGGCTATTCACTGGTGCCCGATGAACGAAGAACCGTTGCACCTCATTCCAGAAGACTTCCGCCGTGAGGTGGTGGCCCAGTTCCAAGAGGCCAGCGCGCTTGCCGACTACCCGATCGCCATCAGTGGCGAGCTTTGCCCCTTCTGCCGCTTCCACTACATGGACAGCCTGGGACGCCACGGTGGCGATTGGACGAAGGTCATCGAGGACATTCAAGTTCGCCGGATCATCCTCAGCGAAAAGGATCGAATCGGGATTGGGACGTTCCAGCCCAAGGATGAAAAGAACCAAGATTCGACCGAACTGACCGGCGATATCAACTATCGCAAAATTGCCGAGTACGGTACCGACAGCGATCCGCGTGCGTTCAACTTTGACGGCGAATTCAACGTGGCAAACCGCGGCATTATCGAGTTTGTCGAAGTGTTGAAACTCGACGTGGCGTTCCTTTACGACCTTTTAGGTGCCAGCCAGGAACACAAGGTCAAACCGAAGAAGTTCGCCCAGACCGATATCGACGAAGTGATCCTCGGTCACACGAACGAACCGGAATATCGCCGCCTGCAGAACAACGAATTCATGGAAGCTCTGCGTGACCGTACCGTCAAGATCGACGTTCCCTACGTCACTCGACTTTCCAATGAAGTGAAGATCTACGAGAAGGATTACAACAACGACAAGGTCAAAGGCAAGCACATCGCCCCGCACACGATCGAGATGGCGGCTATGTGGGCGGTTCTGACTCGGTTGGAAGAACCGAAGAACGCCAGCTTGACGCTCTTGCAGAAGCTCAAGCTGTACGACGGCAAATCGCTTCCTGGCTTTACCGAAGAAAACATCAAAGAGCTCAAGTCACAAGCCAAGCGAGAGGGGATGCTCGGCATCTCGCCTCGTTACGTGCAAGACAAGATTTCCAACGCATTAGTCGCACATCCCGACGCGACTTCGATCAACCCATTTATGGTGTTGAACGAGCTCGAGTCGGGTCTCGGCAACCATTCCTTGATCACCAGCGAAGAGCAGCGCGACCACTATCGGCAGCTTCTCGAAGTGGTCAAGGAAGAGTACGAGAACATCGTTAAGAACGAAGTTCAGCGTGCGATTGCCGCCGACGAAGATGCGATGGCTCGCCTGTGTGCCAACTACATCGACAACGTCAAGGCATACACCCAAAGGGAACGCGTCAAGAACAAGTTCACCGGTCAGTACGAAGAACCGGACGACCGCCTGATGCGATCGATCGAAGAAAAGATCGATATCCCAGACAGTCGCAAAGACGATTTCCGCCGCGAGATCATGAACTACATCGGTGCCTTGTCGATCGACGGTAAGAAATTCGATTACAAGACGAACGAACGTCTCTACAAAGCACTCCAACTGAAGTTGTTTGAAGATCAGAAAGACTCGATCAAGTTGACCAGTCTCGTTTCCAGCGTCATCGACCAAGAGACGCAGGAAAAGATTGACGTCGTCAAACAACGACTCATCCGCGATCACGGCTACGACGACGAAAGCGCCACGGACGTGCTCAGCTTCGTTGCCAGCATCTTCGCTCGCGGAGATGTAACCGAATAA
- a CDS encoding YdjY domain-containing protein yields the protein MGTTSRNQCNVTWAILPVLILGLIPTSKMWAQDDAPPEETAQPAETEKEDAKPAEEKKPAKPAIRKLMPNMPVWIDTKRKMVIMDGEVCLRKGSLEMFACLRGTKEHESVVAVATDAYVVHAGLLAIGAEQGKPVEFDPEYQPPSGQKIEVLVQWKDADGKVQTRRAQDWVRDARNKKVMTYDWVFPGSYFWKDVPIEEVQKAKEAGEDPDKLPGKMVYAAEGGELICVSNFKSSMMDLPVPSTDANNDLWFEAFTENIPAEGTKVRLFLIPEKADEKKEAEQKSEAEGEKEDKPIDLGDPMLELPDFSPGVEE from the coding sequence ATGGGTACGACCTCCCGCAACCAATGCAACGTAACCTGGGCCATTCTGCCTGTTCTGATCTTAGGGCTGATCCCGACTTCGAAAATGTGGGCGCAAGACGATGCTCCTCCGGAGGAAACTGCCCAGCCAGCTGAGACTGAAAAGGAAGATGCAAAGCCAGCCGAGGAAAAGAAGCCCGCCAAACCGGCGATCCGCAAACTGATGCCCAACATGCCGGTATGGATCGATACCAAGCGGAAGATGGTCATTATGGATGGGGAGGTTTGCCTGAGGAAAGGCTCGCTGGAGATGTTCGCTTGTTTGCGAGGGACCAAAGAGCATGAGTCGGTCGTCGCGGTCGCGACGGATGCCTATGTCGTCCACGCGGGGCTGTTGGCGATTGGTGCCGAGCAGGGGAAGCCCGTTGAGTTCGACCCAGAGTACCAACCGCCATCGGGGCAGAAGATTGAAGTCCTCGTTCAATGGAAAGACGCGGACGGCAAGGTGCAAACGCGCAGGGCCCAAGACTGGGTGCGCGATGCGCGGAATAAAAAGGTCATGACCTACGATTGGGTCTTTCCTGGCAGCTACTTCTGGAAAGACGTGCCGATCGAAGAAGTACAGAAGGCGAAGGAAGCTGGCGAAGATCCTGATAAGCTACCAGGCAAGATGGTCTATGCCGCCGAAGGTGGTGAGTTGATCTGCGTGAGCAACTTTAAGTCGTCCATGATGGATTTGCCGGTTCCCAGCACCGACGCCAATAACGACCTTTGGTTTGAAGCATTCACGGAAAACATTCCCGCTGAAGGAACCAAGGTGCGACTCTTTCTGATTCCGGAAAAGGCCGATGAAAAGAAAGAGGCCGAGCAGAAATCGGAAGCCGAGGGAGAAAAAGAGGACAAGCCGATCGACCTGGGCGACCCTATGTTGGAACTGCCTGACTTCTCACCCGGCGTCGAAGAATAG
- the hemQ gene encoding hydrogen peroxide-dependent heme synthase produces MSHGRPGSAPLPDPSIIPTEGWHCSHFYYTFDRALLTGYSPEELAAGSKELIDILNPESEASPKRLQVSIVSGHKADFALMLMDPDPLVIDSVHQRLMASSLGAALQPTYSFVSVTEISEYVPSIEQYAERLIREGEEKDSPSYEAKVNAYAKRLPMMNNQRLTPDFPPYPATCFYPMNKKRKVGENWFLLPFSARNALMAEHAQSGMQFAGKVSQLITVSVGLDDWEWGVTLWARNPEYLKDIVYKMRFDEASARYAEFGPFYTSYISTAEEMLKHCRIGNAD; encoded by the coding sequence ATGAGCCACGGCCGTCCCGGTTCCGCCCCGCTTCCTGATCCTTCGATCATTCCAACCGAAGGCTGGCACTGCAGCCACTTTTATTACACCTTCGACCGAGCCCTGCTGACTGGGTACTCGCCCGAGGAACTCGCGGCGGGCTCGAAAGAGTTGATCGATATCTTGAATCCAGAATCGGAAGCCAGCCCCAAGCGGCTTCAGGTCTCGATCGTCAGTGGTCACAAGGCCGACTTTGCTCTCATGCTGATGGACCCCGATCCGCTGGTGATCGACTCGGTACACCAGCGTTTGATGGCCAGTTCCCTGGGAGCTGCTCTACAGCCAACTTATTCGTTCGTCTCGGTGACCGAAATCTCGGAATACGTTCCTTCCATCGAACAATATGCCGAACGTCTGATTCGGGAAGGGGAAGAAAAGGACTCGCCGTCGTACGAAGCCAAAGTCAACGCCTACGCCAAGCGTCTGCCGATGATGAACAACCAACGGCTAACACCTGACTTCCCCCCCTACCCCGCCACATGCTTCTATCCGATGAACAAGAAGCGAAAAGTGGGTGAGAACTGGTTCCTGTTGCCCTTCTCGGCCCGGAATGCACTGATGGCCGAGCATGCTCAAAGCGGGATGCAGTTCGCCGGCAAGGTTTCGCAACTGATCACGGTCAGCGTGGGGCTGGACGACTGGGAATGGGGGGTCACCTTGTGGGCACGCAACCCAGAGTACTTGAAAGACATCGTCTACAAGATGCGCTTCGACGAAGCGAGTGCTCGTTATGCCGAGTTCGGTCCCTTCTACACCAGCTACATCAGCACGGCCGAAGAGATGCTGAAGCATTGCCGGATCGGAAACGCAGACTAA
- a CDS encoding DUF2461 domain-containing protein: MTAFGITPKSFKLLDQLAANNNREWYHEHKEELREQLLDPFAEILEATSAKLKNAKRPFSGSKQTMFRLYRDTRFSKDKRPYKEHVGGLLTPSGNKKEDTALMYAHLGSDGGFIASGFYRLETKDLNKIRDRMIEDAKTFRTITRKIGKDGYEFSEIEPLKSMPRGYAQHADHEHAGFLKMKSLIVSQNQTKKAWIDGTVVKELVKLHKATVDLMLFGLEAIGKRT, translated from the coding sequence ATGACCGCGTTTGGCATCACTCCGAAATCGTTCAAACTTCTCGACCAGTTGGCGGCAAACAACAATCGCGAATGGTACCACGAGCACAAAGAAGAGCTTCGCGAGCAACTACTCGATCCGTTTGCCGAGATTTTGGAAGCTACATCCGCGAAGTTGAAAAATGCGAAGCGTCCATTCTCGGGTAGTAAGCAGACGATGTTCCGTCTGTACCGTGACACCCGCTTTTCCAAAGACAAGCGTCCCTACAAAGAACATGTTGGCGGTCTGCTCACACCTTCCGGCAATAAGAAGGAAGACACGGCACTGATGTATGCCCACCTGGGATCAGACGGAGGATTCATTGCCTCAGGCTTTTACCGTCTGGAAACGAAAGACCTCAACAAGATCCGCGATCGGATGATCGAAGACGCCAAGACTTTTCGCACGATTACCCGCAAGATTGGCAAGGACGGCTACGAATTCTCGGAGATCGAACCGCTCAAATCGATGCCGCGCGGATACGCTCAGCACGCCGACCACGAACACGCCGGCTTCCTGAAGATGAAGTCCCTGATCGTCTCGCAGAATCAAACGAAGAAGGCATGGATCGACGGTACCGTGGTGAAGGAATTGGTAAAACTCCACAAGGCAACCGTCGACCTGATGCTCTTTGGGCTGGAAGCGATTGGTAAGCGAACTTGA
- a CDS encoding response regulator transcription factor — protein sequence MSEQEAKKAEDKTILLVDDDTEIVETMRFALEAKGYRVLVARDGNQGLALAERDDPDLIVLDMMMPKRSGFLVLEKLRQTHKIPTKVIMVTGNEGNRHKAYAEMLGVDDYIRKPFAMDRLLGAVAKLIG from the coding sequence ATGAGCGAACAGGAAGCCAAGAAGGCCGAGGATAAGACCATCCTGCTGGTGGACGACGATACCGAAATCGTGGAAACCATGCGTTTTGCCCTCGAAGCGAAAGGGTATCGCGTGCTGGTTGCTCGAGACGGCAATCAAGGTCTGGCATTGGCCGAACGCGACGATCCCGATTTGATCGTGCTGGACATGATGATGCCCAAACGCAGCGGTTTTTTGGTTCTGGAAAAATTGCGTCAAACGCACAAGATCCCGACCAAAGTCATCATGGTTACGGGCAACGAAGGGAATCGCCACAAGGCCTACGCTGAGATGCTGGGTGTGGACGATTACATCCGCAAACCATTCGCGATGGATCGATTGCTTGGGGCGGTTGCTAAGCTGATTGGTTAA
- a CDS encoding DUF444 family protein — translation MGLKIDRDVHRFREIVRGRIRDNLRKYITHGEMIGRKGKDLVSIPVPSLDVPHFKYGKNKGGVGQGEGEVGDPVGKGDDGDGGGQAGKDAGQHILEVDVPLDELAAMLGDELELPKIEPKGDANISQYKNRYDSIRSTGPESLRHFRRTYVKALRRQIASGVYNPKNPIIIPVREDTRYRSWTSIPQPEANAAIIYIMDVSGSMTDDQKEIVRTEAFWIDTWLRSQYKGVERRYVIHDAGAKEVDEHTFYHTRESGGTRISSAYKVAQQILEKEFPISEWNIYCFQFSDGDNWGEDNRACMKMLQSTLIPACNLFCYGQVESPYGSGEYMKSLVNQFGKNHETLILSHIEDKDAIYDSIKQFLGKGK, via the coding sequence ATGGGGCTGAAGATTGATCGCGACGTACACCGCTTCCGCGAGATTGTCCGCGGCCGGATTCGTGATAATCTTCGGAAGTACATCACCCACGGCGAGATGATCGGCCGGAAGGGGAAGGACTTGGTTAGCATTCCGGTCCCCAGCCTGGATGTCCCTCATTTCAAATATGGCAAAAACAAAGGGGGCGTCGGCCAAGGAGAAGGCGAGGTCGGCGATCCCGTCGGTAAAGGAGATGACGGCGACGGAGGTGGCCAGGCTGGAAAAGACGCAGGCCAGCATATCCTCGAAGTCGATGTCCCGCTCGACGAACTCGCGGCGATGCTTGGTGACGAACTCGAGCTTCCCAAGATCGAACCGAAAGGCGACGCCAACATCTCCCAATACAAAAATCGGTACGACAGCATCCGCTCGACCGGCCCGGAATCGCTTCGCCATTTCCGCCGCACTTACGTAAAAGCCTTACGGCGGCAGATTGCCTCCGGGGTTTATAACCCGAAAAACCCGATCATTATTCCGGTACGCGAAGACACGCGATACCGCAGCTGGACTAGTATTCCGCAGCCGGAAGCGAACGCGGCGATCATCTACATCATGGATGTCTCCGGTTCGATGACCGACGATCAGAAGGAGATCGTCCGTACCGAGGCATTCTGGATCGATACCTGGCTGCGTAGCCAATACAAAGGGGTCGAACGACGCTATGTCATCCACGACGCGGGCGCGAAAGAGGTCGACGAGCACACCTTTTATCACACCCGGGAAAGTGGCGGCACGCGAATCAGTTCGGCCTACAAGGTCGCCCAACAGATCCTGGAAAAGGAATTCCCCATTTCAGAATGGAACATTTACTGCTTCCAATTTTCCGATGGCGATAACTGGGGCGAAGATAACCGCGCCTGCATGAAGATGCTCCAGAGCACGCTGATTCCGGCGTGCAACTTGTTCTGTTATGGCCAGGTCGAAAGCCCCTATGGCAGCGGCGAATACATGAAGTCGCTTGTCAACCAATTCGGCAAGAACCACGAAACCCTGATCTTGTCTCACATTGAAGACAAAGATGCGATATACGACTCCATCAAGCAATTCCTAGGTAAAGGTAAGTGA
- a CDS encoding SpoVR family protein → MPITHRSFANLPEELAEVQVEIEQHALDYGLDFFPTIFELVDVEQLNAIAAMGGFPTRYPHWRFGMEFERLSKGYHYGLQKIYELVINNNPCYAYLLASNHYADHKLVMAHVYGHCDFFKCNQWFSKTDRKMIDQMANHGNRIRRYMNRFGVSEVENFIDACLSIEDLIDIHSPFIQRSRGEDRYKFHYNTEGDDSGQPARDYKLPAKGYMDNFINPKKKPSDDEEAPRPAVAIPVPDEPTKDVMLFLLQYAPLRPWQLDVLSMIRDEAYYFAPQGQTKIMNEGWATYWHSTIMTRHGLHASEVINYADHTSGTLASSPTRLNPYKLGLELLRDIEDRWNRGCYGQDYDDCDDFIERQNWNTEVGLGREKIFEVRRIHNDLTFIDEFFTLDFCRRYKMFQFGYNESTEYYEIESREFPKVKQQLLFSLTNMGRPEIFVTDGNYKNRGELLLSHRHHGIELKMDYARDTLTNLYSLWKRPVHIQSILDDQEVLLSWDGTHHECVKLESN, encoded by the coding sequence ATGCCCATCACGCATCGCAGCTTCGCCAATTTGCCGGAAGAACTGGCCGAAGTGCAGGTCGAAATCGAGCAACATGCGCTCGACTACGGCTTGGACTTCTTCCCCACGATCTTCGAGTTGGTCGATGTCGAGCAACTCAATGCGATTGCCGCGATGGGTGGTTTTCCGACACGCTATCCGCACTGGCGTTTCGGCATGGAGTTCGAGCGGTTATCTAAGGGATACCATTACGGACTGCAGAAAATCTACGAACTGGTCATCAACAACAACCCGTGCTACGCGTACCTGCTGGCCAGCAATCACTACGCCGATCACAAGCTGGTGATGGCCCACGTCTACGGGCACTGCGATTTCTTCAAATGCAATCAATGGTTCAGCAAGACCGATCGCAAGATGATCGATCAGATGGCTAACCATGGCAACCGCATTCGCCGCTACATGAATCGTTTTGGTGTTAGCGAAGTCGAGAACTTTATTGATGCCTGCCTGAGCATTGAAGATCTGATCGACATTCATTCCCCCTTCATCCAGCGATCCCGCGGAGAGGACCGGTACAAGTTCCATTACAACACCGAAGGGGATGATTCGGGGCAGCCGGCTCGCGACTACAAACTGCCGGCCAAAGGGTATATGGACAACTTTATCAATCCGAAAAAAAAACCATCGGACGATGAAGAAGCACCACGTCCCGCCGTTGCGATTCCCGTTCCGGACGAACCCACCAAGGACGTGATGCTGTTCCTCTTGCAGTACGCTCCGCTGCGTCCCTGGCAGTTGGATGTCCTTTCGATGATTCGGGACGAAGCGTACTACTTCGCTCCCCAGGGGCAGACAAAAATCATGAACGAAGGTTGGGCCACCTACTGGCACTCGACCATCATGACTCGCCACGGCTTGCATGCATCGGAAGTGATCAACTACGCCGATCATACGTCCGGCACCCTGGCCAGCAGCCCGACGCGACTGAACCCATACAAGCTGGGCCTGGAACTACTGAGAGACATCGAAGACCGCTGGAATCGCGGCTGCTACGGACAAGATTACGACGACTGCGATGACTTCATCGAGCGACAAAACTGGAATACCGAAGTGGGCCTGGGACGCGAAAAGATCTTCGAGGTTCGTCGCATCCACAACGACCTGACGTTCATCGACGAGTTCTTCACGCTCGATTTCTGCCGACGCTACAAGATGTTCCAGTTCGGCTACAACGAGTCGACCGAATATTACGAAATTGAGAGTCGCGAGTTCCCCAAGGTCAAGCAGCAACTGCTATTCAGCTTGACCAACATGGGGCGTCCCGAAATCTTCGTGACCGACGGCAACTACAAAAACCGCGGCGAGCTGTTGCTCTCGCACCGGCATCACGGAATTGAACTCAAGATGGACTATGCCCGTGATACGCTAACCAACTTGTATTCACTTTGGAAACGTCCCGTGCATATTCAGTCGATCCTGGACGACCAGGAAGTACTGCTCAGCTGGGACGGAACGCATCATGAATGCGTGAAACTGGAATCCAATTAA
- a CDS encoding BON domain-containing protein, translating to MQQNQLNPFGGGTTGTGQLGSGGLNSGRNSSFGRFGAFGNLFNNQAFQNGFGQNDTPRLPTKLTVKFNHPTIPTDLVSSDITHRIRKIGRFPGVIVSVEDRVATVSGIVESEDDLRLVERFVSLEVGVSSVVNQLELQEPSPADQ from the coding sequence ATGCAACAGAACCAGCTTAATCCATTTGGTGGTGGTACTACCGGAACGGGACAGCTTGGCTCAGGTGGTCTCAATTCGGGCCGGAATAGCAGCTTTGGTCGGTTCGGCGCCTTTGGAAACCTGTTCAACAATCAGGCATTCCAGAATGGCTTCGGTCAGAATGATACACCGCGCCTGCCGACGAAATTAACCGTGAAGTTTAATCATCCCACAATCCCAACCGATTTGGTCAGTTCCGACATCACACACCGGATTCGCAAGATCGGCCGCTTCCCAGGCGTTATCGTGTCTGTGGAAGACCGGGTGGCCACAGTGTCGGGGATTGTGGAGTCTGAAGATGATTTGCGGTTGGTCGAACGGTTTGTGTCCCTGGAAGTTGGGGTGTCATCGGTGGTGAACCAGCTTGAATTGCAGGAGCCATCACCGGCTGACCAGTAA
- a CDS encoding 3-keto-disaccharide hydrolase, producing the protein MPKPNLFLLLLAVAVLPVALRADDFQPNQSEMQLPPPEGAIVLLDSDTSEFLSKTGDEINWPLEEGVLTSTRGEGRSNHIVSKLHFRDADIHVEFNLPKKGSGNSGIYIHGNYELQIINSTGKEKLDQGDIGAVYGFAAAKVNAGKAPGEWQVYDIRYRAPRRDESGKIVEEGTITAWLNGQKVQEGTKLGDPRSKYHPYRYNTTDYLKTIWEKQKQTSVGPVFLQDHDNAVRFRNVWVKPLDEEAFVYQSDK; encoded by the coding sequence ATGCCGAAACCGAATCTCTTCCTTCTGCTTCTCGCCGTCGCAGTACTGCCTGTCGCACTTCGCGCGGACGACTTCCAGCCCAATCAAAGCGAGATGCAGTTGCCACCTCCGGAAGGCGCGATCGTTTTACTGGATAGTGATACCAGCGAGTTCCTTAGTAAGACGGGCGATGAAATCAATTGGCCGCTGGAAGAAGGCGTACTGACTTCGACACGTGGGGAAGGACGGTCAAATCACATCGTATCCAAGCTGCACTTCCGCGACGCCGACATCCACGTTGAGTTTAATTTGCCCAAAAAAGGCAGCGGCAATAGCGGCATCTATATTCACGGCAACTACGAGCTTCAGATCATCAATTCCACCGGTAAAGAAAAACTCGACCAAGGCGACATTGGTGCGGTGTACGGCTTTGCCGCTGCCAAGGTGAATGCCGGCAAGGCCCCCGGCGAGTGGCAGGTTTACGATATCCGATACCGAGCCCCACGCCGCGATGAATCGGGCAAGATCGTCGAAGAAGGCACGATTACCGCTTGGCTCAATGGTCAAAAAGTGCAAGAGGGGACCAAGCTGGGAGATCCCCGGTCGAAGTACCATCCGTACCGTTACAATACGACCGACTACCTAAAAACGATCTGGGAAAAACAAAAGCAGACCAGCGTGGGCCCGGTTTTTCTCCAAGACCACGACAACGCAGTGCGGTTCCGCAATGTTTGGGTGAAACCACTGGACGAAGAAGCGTTCGTCTACCAGTCAGACAAGTAA
- a CDS encoding alpha/beta hydrolase family protein, with the protein MRCLLLLLLLSTTAIAQEKENPYNDPVPVEPPYYRVRYEASTKEGELQFPVNYTLWLPEGVETLRGVVVHQHGCGIGSCRSGQTGAFDLHWQALAKKHDCALLSPVYEQPESANCQLWCDPRNGSSDAFQKGLADFAKQTGHSELATVPWAIWGHSGGGHWCGGMVLLHPERVAAAWLRSGVPLFEEKEGRNIVPYASVPTAALGVPVMCNLGTQEGYSVTEGRFSGVWPGVQKFFGKMREEGGLVSVSVDPLTSHQCGNQRYLAIPWLDACLTLRLPKQDGQPLKQLDESEGMLVSLPMPGNEIDPPVPAKTFAGTKEKSIWFPSNAIAQAWVQYMHDTQVTDKTPPPAPTDVQIEGNVITWDAEADLESGVASFTILRDGKPIATLPEKSRNPFGRSIFQGLQYSDTPNQPLFEMKYVDKTAEAGKSYKYEIIAENTVGMKSK; encoded by the coding sequence ATGCGCTGCCTGTTGCTGCTTCTCTTGCTGTCCACGACTGCCATCGCCCAGGAAAAAGAGAATCCCTACAACGACCCAGTGCCCGTCGAGCCCCCTTACTACCGCGTTCGTTACGAGGCTTCGACGAAAGAGGGGGAACTCCAATTCCCGGTCAACTACACGCTGTGGCTGCCTGAAGGGGTTGAAACGCTGCGGGGCGTCGTGGTTCATCAACATGGTTGCGGCATCGGCTCATGCCGATCCGGGCAGACTGGGGCATTCGATCTCCATTGGCAGGCCTTAGCGAAGAAGCACGATTGCGCTTTGTTGTCGCCTGTTTACGAACAGCCTGAATCGGCGAACTGTCAGCTATGGTGTGACCCACGTAACGGTTCATCCGATGCGTTTCAAAAAGGGCTTGCTGATTTCGCCAAGCAGACCGGGCACTCCGAACTGGCGACCGTTCCTTGGGCTATTTGGGGACATAGCGGTGGTGGGCACTGGTGCGGGGGCATGGTGCTGCTGCATCCCGAGCGTGTAGCTGCAGCCTGGCTGCGTAGTGGTGTGCCGCTGTTTGAGGAGAAAGAAGGTCGCAACATTGTTCCTTACGCGAGTGTTCCAACTGCGGCGTTAGGCGTGCCGGTCATGTGCAATCTGGGGACCCAGGAAGGCTACTCGGTTACTGAAGGCCGCTTCTCGGGAGTATGGCCTGGCGTACAGAAGTTCTTCGGCAAAATGCGTGAAGAAGGCGGGCTCGTGTCCGTATCGGTCGATCCGCTCACGAGTCATCAATGCGGGAATCAACGCTACCTGGCCATCCCCTGGTTGGATGCCTGCCTGACGCTTCGCCTGCCCAAGCAAGATGGTCAGCCGCTAAAACAGTTGGATGAATCGGAAGGGATGCTTGTTTCCCTGCCCATGCCCGGCAACGAAATTGATCCCCCGGTGCCTGCGAAGACGTTTGCCGGCACGAAGGAGAAGTCGATCTGGTTTCCAAGTAACGCGATTGCCCAGGCCTGGGTGCAGTACATGCACGACACACAAGTCACCGATAAGACCCCGCCGCCAGCCCCGACTGATGTGCAAATCGAGGGTAACGTGATTACCTGGGACGCCGAGGCTGACCTCGAGAGCGGTGTGGCAAGTTTCACGATCCTGCGTGATGGAAAGCCAATTGCTACCCTGCCAGAGAAGTCTCGCAATCCCTTTGGTCGGTCAATTTTCCAGGGACTGCAATACAGCGATACGCCGAATCAGCCGCTGTTTGAGATGAAGTATGTCGATAAGACGGCGGAAGCAGGCAAGTCGTACAAGTACGAAATCATTGCCGAAAATACCGTTGGGATGAAGTCGAAGTAA